CGTAAATGCGAGAGTAAGTTAAGTTTAGTTACAATTAATAAGTGCATGTATATTTGTTAATCATATATTGTCTTTATCTCAAAATAAGTGTTAGTTTTGAATTTTACCACCTATTTTGAGGTATAAAAAaatgtatttttgtatttttttttcaaattttctttttttaaataaaatatatatattaaattttaattcagaaaaaagaaaatttgaaataatatacaaaaattcttttattttatatCATAAAATGAGTATCTTAAAATACATGTTAAAATTAAAAGGACTCTTATTTTTGGGTAGAGACACAACTAACGTAGGTGTAGGTTATATTTTGTTCATATAGATACAACCATTAAAATAGATTAGTTTTTAGTTGTGAATTTCAGGTTATTAATCATACATAGACATGAAATATATATTCTTAGACGGGGAATATAACGTTAAACAATTACTGTGTTCATTGTAAGACTTCtagttttcaaagaaaaaatTGAAGTGCAAATTTTTTATTTGTCTGAGCAAAAAGTTGGCGGCGTTTATGTGATTAGAATAACCTTCCACTTACCTTACCCACATCTAACAGTCAAGCTTGAAGTCTAGTTGCTTTTCTCTGTATTACTATTAACAACACCTAACAACATGAATCTTACGAGCAGTTTTTGTGCACTGTACTACTTAACCTCCTCTATTAAAGATACAGTGTTAAACCGAAGACAATATGCGCTTTCTTTAAACCAACATGAAATTTTTTTCGAAATTCATCTTCAGGGTTTTTCTTTTTATTGTAGTTCTATTAAATCTATCAAACCCTTCTTTTTCACAGACGATTGTCAGGGCCTTGCCAGGGTTTCCCGGGGACCTTCCCTTCAAACTCGAAACCGGGTACGTCCCTAATGCGTTTCTTTTTTTGCTAAGGAGACTCACACACACCTCATAGGGGTCGAACCCTTGACCACCTCCAAGATGCGGAGCTTTACCACTGCATCAACCCTGACCGTAATAGGTTTGTTTTGTGTTTTGGTGTGTAAGGTATGTTGAAGTTGGAGAGAGAGAAGATGTGGtattgttttattattttgtGGAATCTGAACGGAATCCGACCGACGACCCTCTCTTGATCTGGATCGCCGGCGGTCCTGGTTGTTCTACTCTTCGTTCCTTCTTCTTTCAAATCGGTGAGGATTATTTTAGTTTTAGTTGTACACCTATTATGCATAGCCATGTGAGCTCAATagtaatttatattttatttgcaTTATTGCATATATTACactattttttattaatatattaatttctCTTTATCCTTATCGCTATCTTTTATTTATCTTTGTATTATATATCACTTTATATCTAAAATATATTATTGATAAATTAGGAGTCTTTGGACAAAACAGCTTCTTCCTTGATACTGAGTACCGAATACTTTTCACTATTTTTTAAAATGAGGGTAGGGTTGTATGCAGTATATCCTCCCCTAATATTATTATAGACGATATTTACTAGGCAACATTGATTAATTGACACTATTTTTGTATTAACATGGGAAATATTTGTGACAGTTATGaaatttttgtaataaaaaataagtGTACATATATTTACATCCATTTCCAATGATGATTACTATACAAGTTATTAGTCCCTTTTCCTCTATCCCCTTATTTATTTGAGCTTTTTTTTTCTGATTGGCACGTGTATGTAAagtataatttttatattttttttaaaaaaattatttttaataataaaaaaagttcaaaaaaagttatataattatattttatataagaCTTAAAATATATGTCAGGTAAAGAATGTGGAGGGACAGATGCATATTAAAATTTGTAAACTACCCCAACAAATTTCCATTTCCAAAGACATATATATGTGTCATGTTGTATTCCGCAAGTATATTTAGAAACTATAATGGATAATATGGCACAGAAAATTAAAATTTGTCTGAATTAGTTAGaacaatttttgaaaaaataatgAGATCTGTGGTTGAAATACATTGCCAATATTTTTTTCTAATTGATTAGACACGTAACCAAGCTATATATGATCTCTCACGGTACAAAAACTCTAGTAGTAGAAAAACTCAACCCTGCACAGTATATCTCTCAATATTGATGACATAGGGAGTATAATAACTATAACAAATTTTTTAGTGTGTCAAGAACGCATGTTAAAAAACCgttgttaattatttattaaaattttactggtgagaaattattaataataatgaATGTTTTGTATATACAAAAATTTCtattaataaaatttttataactCATCAATTATCGGTGCAACAATAAAAAAAACTAGAAAAACCAGTTCTTGTTTTTTTCTCGGCCTCCGGGTCAGTTATTATACAAAAACAAATACTAGTGGATTGACTATTGTCATAATGTTCACGTTTGAGAGTCTGGTGTTTGGAAATTTGTGCCAGCTATCTTATTCGTAAACTTGATTGGCAGTTTCAAGACGCAAGTTAATTAAAATACTCCTAAAATTATTAATATTCGTAAATAGAATTAGCAACTGTAGTTGTAGTATCCTTTTGTTGACTCGTATAGTGAAACTGAGTAGTgactattttaaaaaaattgcgCCTAGCCGGCCGATTTTTAGAATATTGGTGAGTAGTGactattttaaaaaaatgtaaattttgatgtaaataaaaatatttcaCTTGCATAAATTTAAGTTGGTTCTTACAATTGGCCACTTAAATGTAATTTGTAATTTTGGTTCTTACAGTTATTTaatgaaaatatataaaaaatgtcTGATCCCCCCTCATATTTATTCATGTTACACTTTTGAAGGTCCACTTACAATTGAATATCCAGATGCCAGCAAAGAAATACCAGATTTACATTTAAATCCATACTCTTGGACAAAGGTGCACATTATTATACTACTTGTTTATACCAAGTGGAGAAAGCAAAGTCATTaattttttccatttttttaatCTATATTAGTTGGCTAATGTAATCTTCCTGGACGCGCCTACATCTGGATTTTCCTATGCAAAATCTCCAGAAACTTACAAAAATAGTGACACTTTATCAGCAAAGTACACTTACCAATTTCTTAGCAAGGTACGAACAGCACGGTATACTACAACAATGGATTGCCTTTGACCCAGCTCCCGCTAAAATGATTTGAAATTTCGATGTGCACTGATTTAATTTGTTATTGATTTGACGCAGTGGCTCCAGAAACATCCTAAGTTTATAAGCAATCCTTTATACATCACCGGTATTTCCTACTCAGGAATAACGATTCCGCTCATTGTTCAAGAGATATTTAATGGTATTGGTGCTCAAATTCTGGCCAAGGCTTTAATAACGTTGTCGTAAATTTGTCGTGTTTATATAATTTCTCTTTCATTGTTGTGTGTAGGCAATGAAGCTGGAAATGAGCCAAGAATTAATATTGCAGTATGTAGTTTTTGTGACCCGTCGACTATCAATTCTTGTCAGCTATTGTGTTGTTCATCAATTCCTAACAGTTGATATACTCAGGGCTATATAATTGGCAACCCACTGACAGATAGGAAAATCGACTTCAACACTCGGATTCCATATGCTCATCAGGTGGCGCTTCTATCAGATGAAATTTATGAGGTAATTTTTAGACTAAAATGTTCAATTACAAGGACTCCTTTGTGAATCAAAatttgaaaaatttattggtATTTTCAGTCTACTAAAGCGAATTGCAATGGTGAATACGTGAACGTGCAAGCAAGCAACAAACTATGTCAAAGTGCTCTTGAAAAAGTCGACGAGGTTACAATCTTGATTTTTGTTACTACTAGTTTCTGAGTTACGAAAAATCTTATAATATCTTCAGTTGTAGACTTTGTAATACCCTCTTACAAACAATTGAATTAATCTTTACTTCTATATACATTTTCAGTGCCTGGAGAACGTGTATATATATCACATATTAGAACCAATTTGTACTTCAGACAGTAGCACCAGGAGTTTGCTGCAGAAAAAGATTAGT
This is a stretch of genomic DNA from Apium graveolens cultivar Ventura unplaced genomic scaffold, ASM990537v1 ctg8135, whole genome shotgun sequence. It encodes these proteins:
- the LOC141704696 gene encoding serine carboxypeptidase-like 13, which encodes MKFFSKFIFRVFLFIVVLLNLSNPSFSQTIVRALPGFPGDLPFKLETGYVEVGEREDVVLFYYFVESERNPTDDPLLIWIAGGPGCSTLRSFFFQIGPLTIEYPDASKEIPDLHLNPYSWTKLANVIFLDAPTSGFSYAKSPETYKNSDTLSAKYTYQFLSKWLQKHPKFISNPLYITGISYSGITIPLIVQEIFNGNEAGNEPRINIAGYIIGNPLTDRKIDFNTRIPYAHQVALLSDEIYESTKANCNGEYVNVQASNKLCQSALEKVDECLENVYIYHILEPICTSDSSTRSLLQKKISSSTNKYSVPLPRAAKLKGQQWCRENTYLYTDVWANILSVRKALNIREGTIGKWVRCNTDHYVIGKNDTVNYAYDVSSTLDNHRNFTKKNCRALIISGDHDMAFSHLGTKHWIRDLHLNVDSTWAPWFVKQQVAGYTESFSHDDFTLTFATVKDGGHAAQEFKPEECLAMVSRWFDHNRL